The DNA region AATTCATGGATATCCGCATTCTTCTTCTGTGGCATGATCGATGAACCAGTTGAGAAGGAATCTTTCAGGCTGATGAAACGGAATTCTTGGCTAGACCACATAATCGTTTCTTCTGCATAACGAGACATATGCATGGACATCATAGCCAAGTCAGATAAGAATTCAATTGCATAATCGTTGTTGGATACTGCATCGATTGAGTTAACGTATGGCGCTGTGAAACCTTCTACCTGGTCAGTTGTATAGAAAGGGTCAATTGGGTAAGTGGACGTTGCTAAGGCCCCCGCTCCCAGTGGCATATCGTCCGCTACCCGGTTAGAAAGGTCTGCAAACCGCGATAAATCCCGGCTAAACATTTGTGCGTAAGCTAGTAAATAATGCGCATAAGTAATCGGTTGCGCCCGTTGTAAGTGAGTGTAGCCTGGCATAATCGTGTCCAAGTGCCCCTCTGCTTTTGTCAAAATAGCCTCAATCGCTAGTTGGGTTTTCTCGATAAAATCTTGCAATTCATCCAACACATAAATCCGCATAGCCGTCGCTACCTGGTCATTACGAGACCGGCCAGTATGGACCTTCTTCCCAATTGTGCCAAGACGGTTAGTCAACTCAGCCTCGATGAAAGAATGAACATCTTCCGCTGTAAAATCAACGGCTAAAGTGCCTGCTGCATAATCTTGACGCATTTGCTCTAGCTCTTTCACTAAGCTATCTGATTCTTCTAAGCCAAGAATACCTTGGTGACCTAGCATTGCGGCATGGGCTTTCGACCCACGGAGGTCAGCGTCCAATAAGCGGTAATCTACTTGGATAGATTGATTGAATTGATAAGCGTCTTGTGACATTTCCTCATGAAATTTATTAGACCAGATGGCCATAGCAATACACTCCTTTGATATATCGACAAATTTTTGTCTTTTCTAGTATTCGTTAATGAGAATGTTAACAAATAATGAGAAAATAACAAGTGTTTTTTATTTTAAAAAATAAAAGTAGCCAAGCTAACAAAAATAAAAAGAGCTAGATAAATAGTAACTAGCTCTACGTGAATAGCATTTAAATGGCTGATAGGTTTTTACAAATTGACAATAGCTGTATCTAATAATTGTTGGTCTTCAAATTGTTTGGCTAATTGTAATAGTAAATAATCATTTCCTTTTTGCGCAACAAATTGTACCCCCACCGGTAAATGATCTTTATTTTTATATACGGGTAAGGAAATAGCTGGTTGACCTAGCATATTTATCAAAGAGGTATATGGCATATGCGCAATACTTTTCTCAAAATGTTCCCAGATAATGCCTTGTTGGTCGGTCATTTCATAATCATCAAAGTGTTGCTCCTTTTCGATTATTTCACTTAGTTTATCTGGGTCAAACTGGCCATGGATAGGTGCTGGACCGTTAGTTGTTGGCGTTAATAACAGGTCAACCTCTTCTTCAAACATTGCTTCAGACTGAGCCGTCCACTTGTCCCATTCAGTTAGTAACTGGCTATAGCGATAAGAAGGTACTTTTAAGCCCGCCCGGTAAATGGCCCAGGTTAACGGTTCAACATCCGGAAAGGTTACTGGGTGACCGCTTGCTTGTTCAATGTCCTTCATCATAGCTGCTGTTTCAACACTATTCATCACAAAGTAATTACGCATGGTTTCAGCTCTATCAAAAGGTTCTGTTACTTGGAAAACTTCATGTCCTAGCTTTCTTAGTGCTTGTATCGTCTGATTTAAGGCTTCTTTGGCATCCGTATTTAATGGCCAATCTTGGTTTAATTGGTCCATGTAGCCAATCTTTAAAGGTCTATTTAAGGGTTTTAAGTTAGTTTCTTTAATTGTTGGCATAATGAATGGTGCTTCTAACTGCTCTACTTGAAGATTACGTAATAAAGTCCAGGTATCATCTACACTTTTTGTTAAAGCAAAATTGGTAGACGCCCCTTGCCAACCGCGATATGATC from Aerococcus urinaeequi includes:
- the argH gene encoding argininosuccinate lyase; translated protein: MAIWSNKFHEEMSQDAYQFNQSIQVDYRLLDADLRGSKAHAAMLGHQGILGLEESDSLVKELEQMRQDYAAGTLAVDFTAEDVHSFIEAELTNRLGTIGKKVHTGRSRNDQVATAMRIYVLDELQDFIEKTQLAIEAILTKAEGHLDTIMPGYTHLQRAQPITYAHYLLAYAQMFSRDLSRFADLSNRVADDMPLGAGALATSTYPIDPFYTTDQVEGFTAPYVNSIDAVSNNDYAIEFLSDLAMMSMHMSRYAEETIMWSSQEFRFISLKDSFSTGSSIMPQKKNADIHELMRGKTGRVYGNLMSVLTIMKGLPLAYNKDLQEIKEQLFDGIDHVKAMLTLLPGMLEATIVNKDVMYAACGTGFLNATDCADYLTNKGMAFRDAYQVSGDLVGYCTENHKSLEELTLAEYQEFSDLFDADIYDAIDLKNCVYRRNVAGGPAPEAVTAAIARVRANIS
- a CDS encoding amidase, producing the protein MLFTEDAGYYAQQVKTRKVKVLDLVNQTLANIEALNPRLNAVVYVQASTARAQAKEYDAYLDQLTEAEVDRLPDFFGVPTLLKDLGQYQAGHLIASGSNLTKDTTMQVTEYFVENIIKAGFVIIGRTNVPEFGFKGISDSKAFGQVNNPIDLNRNPGGSSGGAAAALKAGIVPLAFGSDGGGSIRIPASFSGLIGLKPSRGRVAVGPGSYRGWQGASTNFALTKSVDDTWTLLRNLQVEQLEAPFIMPTIKETNLKPLNRPLKIGYMDQLNQDWPLNTDAKEALNQTIQALRKLGHEVFQVTEPFDRAETMRNYFVMNSVETAAMMKDIEQASGHPVTFPDVEPLTWAIYRAGLKVPSYRYSQLLTEWDKWTAQSEAMFEEEVDLLLTPTTNGPAPIHGQFDPDKLSEIIEKEQHFDDYEMTDQQGIIWEHFEKSIAHMPYTSLINMLGQPAISLPVYKNKDHLPVGVQFVAQKGNDYLLLQLAKQFEDQQLLDTAIVNL